The Enterococcus rotai genome includes a window with the following:
- a CDS encoding PTS sugar transporter subunit IIC gives MDKFVQWMEKYFMPKASVIAAQRHLVAIRDAFVVTMPLMILGALAVLINNLPIPGFPELMDKLFPMIANDAPIWKSFGGNIWNGTFAIFSVLIAFLVAYNLVRSYGKDGIAAGTVSVASFFAVGGLSGMDATGLFIALVIALISGELFQRLVGNDKLVIKMPDGVPPAVAKSFAALLPAMITISLFSLITSILLGLGIDNIVVSFYEAVQKPFMGLANSYPSALLLAFITPFLWFFGLHGANMVDPLMQTINVPAIDANIKALEAGEKIPYIVNKPFFDSFVNLGGTGATLGLLIAIFLVGRKNKPFKVITNLSLAPGIFNINEPVMFGLPIVLNPIMFIPFIITPMVLVTTAYIATSTGLVPAATFMPPWVTPPIIGGFLATKSIAGGVLAAVNLAISVLIYIPFVKVATDQFLKQEAVAQAQESK, from the coding sequence ATGGACAAATTTGTTCAATGGATGGAAAAATATTTTATGCCGAAAGCTTCAGTAATTGCAGCACAACGGCACTTGGTGGCAATTCGTGATGCCTTTGTGGTAACGATGCCGTTAATGATTTTAGGCGCACTTGCAGTTTTGATCAACAATCTACCGATTCCTGGATTTCCAGAATTAATGGATAAACTATTTCCAATGATCGCCAATGATGCACCAATTTGGAAAAGCTTTGGTGGGAACATTTGGAACGGAACATTCGCCATTTTTTCAGTTTTAATTGCCTTTTTAGTGGCTTATAACTTAGTGAGATCTTATGGTAAAGATGGTATTGCAGCAGGAACTGTTTCAGTTGCTTCATTCTTTGCCGTTGGCGGACTAAGTGGTATGGATGCTACAGGATTATTTATTGCATTAGTTATTGCACTTATTTCAGGTGAATTATTCCAAAGATTAGTTGGGAATGACAAATTAGTGATTAAAATGCCGGATGGCGTTCCGCCAGCGGTTGCAAAATCATTTGCAGCATTATTGCCTGCGATGATCACGATCAGCTTGTTCAGTTTGATCACATCTATTTTATTAGGTCTTGGAATCGACAACATTGTGGTTTCATTCTATGAGGCCGTTCAAAAACCATTTATGGGATTGGCAAATAGCTATCCTTCAGCGTTATTATTAGCTTTTATTACACCATTCTTATGGTTCTTCGGACTACACGGAGCGAATATGGTGGATCCTTTGATGCAAACGATCAATGTTCCAGCGATCGATGCAAATATTAAAGCCTTAGAAGCAGGGGAAAAAATTCCTTATATCGTAAACAAACCGTTCTTTGATTCTTTTGTCAACTTAGGTGGAACAGGTGCTACGTTAGGTCTATTGATTGCCATTTTCTTAGTAGGACGCAAAAACAAACCATTTAAAGTCATTACAAACTTAAGTTTAGCACCGGGTATTTTCAATATTAACGAACCAGTAATGTTTGGTCTGCCGATCGTATTAAATCCGATCATGTTTATTCCATTTATCATTACGCCAATGGTTCTTGTAACAACAGCTTATATTGCAACTTCAACAGGTCTAGTTCCAGCTGCGACATTTATGCCACCTTGGGTAACACCACCGATCATTGGCGGATTCTTAGCAACTAAGAGTATTGCTGGTGGTGTCTTAGCTGCAGTTAACTTAGCGATTTCTGTCTTGATTTATATTCCGTTTGTAAAAGTAGCAACGGATCAATTCTTGAAACAAGAAGCAGTAGCACAAGCACAAGAAAGCAAATAG
- a CDS encoding glycoside hydrolase family 1 protein translates to MDYQFPKGFWWGSAASGPQTEGVFEGDGKAQNIWDFWYEEKPEKFFNNVGPDKTSRFYKKYQEDIQLMKETGHNSFRTSIQWSRLIPDPETGVVNPKAVEFYNHVIDGLLENGIEPFFNLYHFDMPMTMQEKGGWLNREVVDQYVFYAKTCFELFGDRVKKWFTHNEPIVPVEGGYLYGWHYPDEINLKHGVQVAYHEALASAKAIEVYHSMNFLDGEIGIVLNLTPTYPRDEQNKADVEAARLVDGLFNRSFLDPAVKGHFPEDIIKWVKENDLMPITTPEDLKTIAENTIDLLGVNYYQPRRVKAKETPVEIAGNSILPEDFYDVYDMPGKKMNPYRGWEIYEKGIYDTLMNLKENYGNIRCYISENGMGVEGEERFVNADGMIENDYRIEFVTDHLKWVHQAIQEGSQVQGYHMWTCMDNWSWLNAYKNRYGFIAVDLEQEGKRTIKKSGYWFKELTKNNGFN, encoded by the coding sequence ATGGATTATCAATTTCCAAAAGGTTTTTGGTGGGGATCTGCAGCTAGTGGTCCACAGACGGAAGGTGTTTTTGAAGGGGATGGAAAAGCGCAAAATATCTGGGACTTTTGGTATGAAGAAAAACCTGAAAAATTCTTTAACAATGTAGGGCCAGATAAAACGTCACGTTTTTACAAAAAGTATCAAGAAGATATTCAATTGATGAAAGAAACAGGTCATAATTCTTTTCGCACGTCGATCCAATGGAGCCGTCTGATTCCTGATCCTGAGACTGGAGTAGTCAATCCAAAGGCGGTTGAATTTTATAATCATGTGATTGATGGTCTATTAGAAAATGGGATCGAGCCTTTCTTTAATTTGTATCACTTTGATATGCCAATGACAATGCAAGAAAAAGGTGGCTGGCTGAATCGTGAAGTCGTTGATCAGTATGTTTTTTATGCTAAAACTTGTTTTGAATTATTTGGCGATCGTGTGAAGAAATGGTTTACACACAACGAGCCGATCGTACCAGTTGAAGGTGGCTATTTATATGGGTGGCACTATCCTGATGAAATCAACTTAAAGCATGGTGTTCAAGTAGCCTATCACGAAGCTCTTGCCAGTGCTAAAGCAATCGAAGTCTATCATAGTATGAATTTTTTAGATGGTGAAATAGGGATCGTCCTTAATTTGACACCTACTTACCCAAGAGATGAACAAAATAAAGCAGACGTTGAAGCGGCACGTTTAGTCGATGGCTTATTCAATCGCTCATTCTTAGATCCGGCAGTGAAAGGTCATTTTCCAGAAGATATCATAAAATGGGTCAAAGAAAATGATTTAATGCCTATAACAACACCAGAAGATCTAAAAACAATTGCAGAGAATACGATCGATCTTTTAGGAGTTAATTATTACCAACCGCGCAGAGTAAAAGCGAAAGAGACTCCTGTGGAAATTGCAGGGAACAGTATTTTACCAGAAGATTTCTATGATGTGTACGATATGCCAGGTAAAAAGATGAATCCATATCGTGGTTGGGAAATTTATGAAAAAGGCATTTACGATACCTTAATGAATTTGAAGGAAAACTATGGCAATATCCGTTGCTATATTTCTGAAAACGGTATGGGCGTCGAAGGAGAAGAACGTTTTGTAAATGCAGATGGCATGATCGAAAATGATTACCGGATTGAATTTGTGACCGATCATTTAAAATGGGTCCATCAAGCTATTCAAGAAGGTAGCCAAGTTCAAGGCTACCACATGTGGACGTGTATGGATAACTGGTCATGGCTAAATGCCTATAAAAACCGTTATGGATTCATTGCAGTTGATTTAGAACAAGAAGGTAAGCGAACAATCAAGAAAAGCGGCTACTGGTTTAAGGAAC
- a CDS encoding PTS lactose/cellobiose transporter subunit IIA, with protein MEEQQNLEAVMGLIMYGGNAKSDAMEAIAAAKAGDFELADQKIVDAEESLVQAHHSQTGMLTQEAQGNHIQVTLLTVHSQDHLMTAIAFTDLAKEIIDLYRRMDNE; from the coding sequence ATGGAAGAGCAACAAAATTTAGAAGCAGTTATGGGACTTATCATGTATGGAGGCAATGCTAAAAGCGATGCAATGGAAGCGATCGCAGCCGCTAAAGCAGGAGATTTTGAATTAGCAGATCAAAAAATTGTTGATGCAGAAGAATCTTTGGTTCAAGCACATCATTCTCAAACTGGTATGTTAACACAAGAAGCACAAGGAAATCATATCCAAGTGACGCTATTGACTGTTCACAGCCAAGATCATTTAATGACAGCGATCGCATTTACAGATTTAGCAAAAGAAATTATCGATTTATATCGTCGTATGGATAACGAGTAA
- a CDS encoding PTS sugar transporter subunit IIB produces MAKKTIMLVCSAGMSTSLLVTKMQKAAEDRGMEADIFAVSASDADNNLEAKDVNVLLLGPQVRFMKAQFEQKLAPKGIPFDVINMSDYGMMNGEKVLDQAISLMGN; encoded by the coding sequence ATGGCTAAAAAAACAATTATGTTAGTATGTTCAGCAGGAATGAGTACCAGTTTATTAGTAACAAAAATGCAAAAAGCAGCAGAAGATCGTGGAATGGAAGCAGACATCTTCGCAGTATCGGCATCAGATGCAGATAACAACCTAGAAGCCAAAGATGTAAACGTATTACTTTTAGGACCGCAAGTGCGTTTCATGAAAGCACAATTCGAACAAAAATTAGCACCTAAAGGAATTCCCTTTGACGTGATCAACATGTCTGATTATGGCATGATGAACGGCGAAAAAGTATTGGATCAAGCAATTTCTTTAATGGGTAATTAA